In Nocardioides jishulii, the DNA window CGACCATCCCGGTGCAGGTCCTGACCGGCACCAAGGACGACATCGTCGCCCACGGACAGGCCAAGCAGCTCGCCCTCGACTGGTGCGCCAAGGGGGCCAACGTCACCTACCGACCGGTGATCCAGCTCGCCAGCAGCGGAGGGCTCATGCTCACCCACCTCGGCCCGCTGCTGACCCAGCAGGGATCGGCCCGCGACTGGGTGGTCGACCGCCTCAACGGCCGACCGGCGTCGTCGAACTGCAGCACGGCGCGTCTGTTGCCGTGACTCCCTGACCTCCGCCACTGCCCCACCCCCGACCCCCCGAGAAGAGCGAACGGCCGGCCCGGCCTCACCCCCGGGCCGGCCCTTCGTGCGCCTGCTGGGGCAGGTGCAGGGGCAGCGCGAGGCAGCAGGCTCAGGCGACCTCGCCGTCGGTCCTCACGGCGAGGTCGTGACGGGTGTCGGCCATGGCCATCAGGAAGACGTCGAGCATCCCGGCCAGGTGCACCTCGGCGAAGGGCATCGCGGGCACCATCAGGCTCTGCCACACCGAGCGGCTGTGCAGCGTCCACTTCACCCACGGGTGGTCACGGTTGAGCAGCCCGAGCTCGACCGCTGCGCCCCGGCGTGACCGTACGCCGTGGACCACGCGGGTGAAGACCTGCACGGCGGGCTGGTCGGACAGCACCCGGACGAACACGGGCTGCCCCTGGTGGAGCACCACGAAGTCGCCGTCGTCCTCCAACGTCACCCGGTCGAACTTGAGGCGCAGCACGCCGCCGACGAGCGCCAGCAGGTCGTCACGACTCGCTGGCTCGTGCACCTCCCCCTCGGGGAACGACTCCGTCGTACGACCTCGCTGGTCGACCGTGTCGATGGGCACCGCTGCGCTCTGGCAGAGCCCCAGGTCGTCGGCGATCCGGGCCGCGGGCCCCCAGGACCGGTAGGTGAGCAGCTCCGGGTGGACGACCCCGAACTGGGTGCGCAGCGCCTCCACGACCCCGGCAGCGACCTCGGGCGCCCGGGACACCGGGTCCTCGCGGAACCAGTTCTTCTCGTGCCCGTCGGCCCCCGCCCACCCGGCCTGCCGCGTCCGGGCGCTGGAGGCCTCGTCGAGCCTGAAGGGGGACCCGAGGTGGGCGTTGCCCGCCACCTCCGTGTGGAGCGCCTCTCCCCCGTCGCAGGCGGAGAACTGGGCGTACGGCGCGGTGCCCGGCTCGTCGTCGTCGAAACCGGGCACCTCGAGGATGAGCAGGTCGGCCTCGTCGGGGTCGACCATCCGGGCCAGGTGGCGCGAGAGAGCACGCTCGAACTCGCTCCACCGGGCGTCGAGCGCGTCCCAGTCACATCCCGTCGGGCCCTCACCGCGCGTTGCCTCGCTCATCGCACTCTCCCTTCGACGCCTGTTTCCGACACTAGACCGGTCAGCACGCCGTGTGCGGGAGACGCGAGCGAGGGCGCGTCAGCGAGGCGTCAGTGCTCCTCGAGCAGGCGCCCGTAGCCGGTGATCCGGTCGGCGATGCCGTTGGTGCGGAAGGCGTGCCAGGCGGTCGCGATGTTGATCGCGATGACCGGCTTGCCGATCTCCTTCTCCAGGGCAGCAGCGGTGGCGGCGCACTCGAGGTTCGTGCCGCACTGGATCAGTGCGTCGACGTCGTCGCCGTCGACCGAGAGGAAGGCCTCGCGCAGCTTCTCGGGCGACTCGGTGGCGATCGAGGTGGCCGACTCCGAGCAGAGGCCGGTGATCCCCGCGACCTCGAAGCCCAGCTCGGTGAAGTAGGCGACGACCTGCTCGTCGCCCACCGGCTGGTAGGGGGTCACGATGCCGATCCGCTTCGCGCCGAACGCCTTCAGCGCCTCACCCGCGGCGGTGGCGCCCGTGGTCACCTCGCGGCCGGTCAGGTCACGCACCCGCTGCTCGAACTCGGCGTTGCCGGCGACACCGCCCCAGAAGGTCTCCGCGCTCATGCCCATGACGATGTAGTCGGGGTTGCACGTCATCACGATCTCGAGCGCCGACGGCATCGCCTCGTTGAGGCCCTCACGGAAGAGGCCGAACGCCTCGGCCGAGTCCAGGGCAGGGGCGTTGATCATGATCCGGCCCGTGTGCCAGGAGCAGTCCTGGGGGCGCAGGTCGTGGAGCTCACGCTCGACAGAGGTGTTGGTGGAGGGCAGGACGAGGGCGAACTTGGTGCCCTTCTTCTCCTGCGGGGTGATGACGGCTCCGGTACCGACGGGCATGGGATGTCTCCTTCTCGAGGTGCTGACGGGTCAGGGCTGAGGCTGAGGGGGGCGGGTGAGGCTGGGTGGGGAGTGTCAGGCGTCGTCGGCTGCGAGACGCGCGGCGCGCTCGAGCTGCTCGTCCTGCCCGAGCACGGTGGTGAAGGCCTTCCAGTCCTGCTGCCCCTTGCCGGACGTGCCGGTGGAGAGCAGGCGACGGTAGGTCTCGGCGATGCCCTCGGCCGCGGCGAGGACCGCCGAGACCGGGTGGATCAGCAGGCCGACACCGGCCTCGTGGGCGATCTCGATCGGCGGCAGGTCAGAGCTGTCGCCGGCCTCCGAGAGGTTGACCATCAGCGGGCGTCCCTGGACGACCGCCCGCAGGGCGGTGAGCTCCTCGCGGGAGGTGACGCCCTCGGCGAAGACCAGGTCGGCGCCGGCACGGGCGTACGCCGCGGCGCGCTCCAGGACGGCGTCGAAGCCGTCGACGCCCTTCGCGTCGGTGCGGGCGATGATCAGGGCGGAGGTGCGCTCGGCGACGGCGATGCGGATCTTGGCCACCATCTCCTCGGTCTCGACCAGCTCCTTGCCACCCAGGTGCCCGCAGCGCTTCGGCGCCAGCTGGTCCTCGAACTGGACCGCGGCGGCACCGACCTGCTCGAGGCGGCGCACGGCCTCCCCGGTCTGGAGCACCCCGCCGTAGCCGGTGTCGCCGTCGACGATCACCGGCAGCGTGGTGGCGGAGGTGATCCGACGGACCGCCTCAGCCATCTCGGCCAGGCCGAGGTAGCCCAGGTCGGGCTGACCCATCACCGCGGCGGAGACCGCAGAGCCCGGCACGTAGACGGCCTTGAAGCCGGAGCTCTCGACCAGCTTCGCGGAGACGCCGTCGTAGGCCCCGGCCGCGGTGACCGGACCCAGGCTGAGCAGCCGTGAGAGCTCCTGACCGCCGGAGCGGTTCGGCGCCTTGACGGCGTGGAGCTCGCGCTTGAGGCGACCGAGCGTGATGCGCAGGGAGGTGAACATCGCCGCGGTGCGCTGGTGCTCGCGCTTCTCGAAGAGGTCGCGGTCCAGGGCGGAGAGCTCGTCAGCCTGTTCCGCGCGGGCGGCGTCGTCGTCCTGGCGCATGCTGTCGTAGTTCTTCTGCGCGCGCGCCTGGACGTGGTTGATGGCAGCGTCGCGGCGCAGCTCCGAGTAGAGCTGGGCGGCGTGCGTCGCGTCGACGCCGTCGGCCAGCACGGCGTGGATGCACTCGACGGCCGTCCACGCGTCGTGGATGCCGGAGTTCATGCCCATGCCACCGAGCGGGTTGTTGCAGTGGGCCGCGTCGCCGGCGAGGAGCACCTGGCCCGAGGCGTACGTCGACGCGGAGCGCATGTTCACCGCGTACACGTTGCGGTGCACGATGTCGTACGGCGTCTCCTTGGGGTTGAGGCGCTGCATGCGCGCCTCCATGTTGTCGGGGCTCATCACCTCCTCGTCGGTCTCCGCGTCGGTCACCGGGAAGAGGGCACGCCAGTGGTTCGGCGTGCGGAGCAGGACGCCCCACTCCTTCGGGTCGTAGATGTAGGAGACGTAGGCGAGGTCGGGGAAGTCGTCACGGAACTCGTGCGTGGTGGAGATGACCAGGAAGCGCTCGTCGTAGGTGGTGCCCTCGAAAGCGATGCCCAGCGACTTGCGGACCGGGGAGGAGGCGCCGTCGCAGGCGATCATCCAGCGCGCCAGGACCGGCTCGTCGCGGTGACCGCCCTCGAGGTGGATGCGCACGTGGCGGTCGCCGCGCTCGACCCGCACCACCGGCGAGCTGAACCGCAGGGTCACGTTGGGCATCTGCTCGAGCTTGCGCAGGATGATCTGGGTGAGGTTGTTCTGCTCGCTCTGGAGGCGGTAGGGGTACTTCGTCTCCCCCTCGAGCAGGGTCATGTCCATCTGGGACAGCACGGCCCCACTGCGCTCGCGGTACTGGTAGATCGGCGCCTTGAGGCCGACCGCGTGGAGCTCGTCCACGACGCCCAGCTGCTCCAGCAGCTCGAGCGAGGAGGGGTGGAAGGTGGAGGCTCGCGCCTCCTCCGACAGCTCGGGCAACGCCTCGAAGACGATGACGTCATGGCCCAGCAGGGCCAGCCGCAGGGCAGCCACCATGCCCACGGGACCCATGCCCGAGATGGCGACGGTGTGCATCGTCTCGAACGGCGGGTTGTCCCTCTGCGCCAGGAGCGTGGGGATGTCGGTCTCGGTCATGCAGTCTTCCTCCATCGAGGCTTTTCCTATAATATGGAAACCGCGCTTCCACATAACGGTTTAAGGCTAAGTGAGCAGTGCGAGCGCCGCAAGCGAAACGCCCCCTTTCGAGACCGCCCGCCCGAGATCGACCCGTCCGAGATCCACCGAGGAGTCCCATGCCAACCTCCGACCACACGCCGCGCGTCAGCGGCGCCAGCAGCAGCCGCAAGCTGCTCCACACCTTGCTCTGCTTCACCGAGCAGCGACCGACCTGGACCGTCGCAGACCTGGCGAACGAGCTGGGCCTGGCGACCACCTCGGCCTACCGTTACGTGGGCCTGCTGCGCGAGGTCGGCCTGCTCGACAGCGCCCCGGGCACGGGCAACACCTACCGTGTCACCGACCTCGTCCTGGGGCTCGCGCGGGCGTGCGAGGCCGCCCAACCACCGCTGGCCGAGGTGGCGCTGCCCGTGATGACCCGCCTGCGCGACGAGATCGGCGAGACCGTCCTGGTCGCGCGCCGCGGTGGCACCTCGGCCTACTGCGTCGAACGCGTGGAGTCCATGCACCCCGTGCGCCTCCAGTTCGACCCCGGCCAGGCCATGGACCTGCACGCGGGCTCGCTGTCGCGAGTGCTGCTCTCGGCCGTGCCGCGTGCCGAGCGGCGGCGCTACGTCGAGGGCGTACGACCTGGCTTGCCCCCCGAGCGCCTCGCCCTGCTCAGCGACGAGGCACTCGACGCGACGCTGGACGCCGGGTGGACCCAGAGCTTCGAGGAGATCGACGAGGGCATCTGGGGGTGCGCGGCCGCGATCCGGCTCGGCGACGGCGTGGTGGCGGCGATCGGCACTGCGGCCCCGGTCTTCCGCACCGACGACGCGCGGCGCGACGAGATCATCGCCTTGATTCGCGCCGCCGCGGACGAGATCGCCGCCGCCCTGGGGTGAACCCGCCCGGGCTCCGGCCGGACGCAGACCGTATATTGCGGCGCGATCGCGACGCGTCAGGAGCTCGGCATGACAGGCAGGACGACGGCGACGGCGGCCCGCCCTGCCGACGTGCTGATGCTCTTCCTCGACGACGCCGACTCGTTGGGCATCTCAGAGATCGCCCGGCGGCTCCAGGTCTCCAAGGCGGTCGTGCACCGCATCGTCACCACGTTCGTCGAACGCGGCCTCCTGACTCCCTGCCCCCTGGGTCAGGGCTACTCCCTCGGAGCGGCGGCCGTGGCCCTGGGCGCGCGGGCCAGCCGTTCCTCCGCCCTGCGCGCGGCCGCCCGCCCAGAGCTCAGCCGCCTGCAGGCGACCACCGGCGAGAGCGCCGTGCTCTCGGCGGTCGCCGGTGACCAGTACGTGGTCATCGCCCAGGAGGAGAGCGCCAACGAGGTGCGACGCACCGTCGAGGTGGGTCGCCGCTTCCCGTTGCACACGGGCAGCACCGGCCGCTGCATCCTCGCCTTCCAGCCCGAGGACCGCTCCGCCCGCCTGCTCGACGAGGTCGCACCTGACGACGACTGCCTGCGGGCCGAGATCGACGGCGTACGCGTGCGTGGATGGACGCAGTCGCCCGCCCACCCGATCCACGGGACCGTCTCGGTCGCCGCCCCGGTGCTGGACGGCGACGGGACCGCCGTCGGCGCGCTGTCGGTCTGCGGACCGGCACAGCGCATGGGGGAGGCCGTACGCCCCGAGCACGCCCGCGCGGTGGTCACGGCTGCCCACCGCGCCTCACAGCTGTTGGGGTGGCGCGGCGGGCTTCCCGCCGCCCTGTCGGGCTGACCCGGCTGGCCTGACCCCGGGTGTCCGCGCCGGTTGCACCGCCCGGCGAGGCGGCCCGGCCGACTCAGGACGCCTCGCTGAAGACCTCGACGTCGAAGGTCACTCCGCGACGCCGCAGCTCGTCGAGGTCGCGGGACAGGTCCGGAGCCTGTTCGGGCGCGCTGACGCCCTCGGGCACGGGCTCACGCGACGGGTCGAGCAGCCGGCAGACCTGCGTCGCCGCACTCGCCCCCACCAGGTGGGCACGCCCGAGGGGGTCATGCACCCGGACCCGCACCGCGGAGCGCTCGGCCAGGCGGGTCACCCATATCTCGTGAGGGGCGGGGGGCTCGGCGCGAGCCGGCTCCAGGACGGCACGCCGCCACGAGGCGGGCAGGAAACGCCACGCCCCCGAGCCCACCAGCACCGCCAGCCACAGGTCGGTCGATCGGCGGGCGAAGGCCACGCGCAGGGCGACCGATCCGGCATGCCCACCCTCGACCAGAGTCTCCTGCTCCGGGCTCGCGATGCGGCGGGCACGACGCATGCCCGCCGTGAAGGGCACCGGCTTGGGCTCCCCCAGCCCGCGTACGAGCCGACGCTGGCCGCGGTCGTAGACGGCGAAGCTGCGGTGCAGGCCAACGAAGCGGTCCCACCAGGAGTCGGGCGCTCGGTCACCGGCGTCGAGCAGCACGTCGATGTCCACGTGCTCCTGCTCGCGGCTCCCCCCGTCGTCGGGCAGGGCCAGGCCGACCGCCGCCATGGCCGCGACGTCACCGGCCCAGCCGTCGGCCGCCACCAGGCGGGCGCCGGGTCGTGCTTCCAGCAGGTCGCGCGCGCGGTCGAGGGAGGCGATGGAGCGATGGACGTCCACGACCGGGACCCCACGCTCCGCGCAGGCCCGCAGGACCTGGTCGCCGGGGTCGGCCTCGGTCACCACCACGACCGCGGGCGAGCGCTCCTCCAGCACGGCGGCGAAGGCGTCGCTGGCGACGGCGACCGCACTGGAGACCGCGACCGCGCCTGCGCCGTCCGTCCGCCTCTCGTCAAGGGCAGCCAGCGTGGCCTCGGCCCAGGGCCCAGCGCCGACCACCAGGACGCGCGGCGCCTCGGCGGGGCTCATCCGTGCCTCTCGACGAGCAGGGTCCACTCCAGGGCGATGACGGGATCGGCGTGACGCACCTCGTCGTGGGTGGGTTGGGTCGCCAGGCGCCAGGCCGCGGCCGACGCCGCGGCGCGCCATTCCCCGAAGGGGTCCCGTGCCTCGGCGCCGTCCTCGGTCCTCAGCACGGCGTACAGGCCGTCACCGCCGGCTGCGTGGTCGGTCATGGCGCTCTCCTTCCGGGCTCCTGGGACGAGCCACCGGGAATCCTGCCAGCCATCGGGCGTACGCGCCCCAGAGCCCCGTCGGCGGCGGATCAGCGCAGCGGGTCGTCCGGGCGGAAGGTCTCCCCCCGCACCTGGGGCGCCTCCTGGGCGAGCGACTGGACCTCGGAGCGCAGCGCACCCATCTCCATGTCGAGGGCCGCCGCGATCCGGGCCACCTCGGTCAGGGTGAGGTTGAGGTGCGGCGGCACCTGGCCTGCGTACTTGTAGTAGATCTGGTGCTCGACGCTGGCCCAGAAGTCCATCGCGATGGTGCGGATCTGCACCTCCACGGGCACCTCCACCGTGCGGTCGGAGAGGAAGACCGGCACCGAGACCACCAGGTGCAGGCTCTGGTAGCCGTTCTCCTTCGGCTCCGCGATGTAGTCCTTGCGGGCCAGCACCGTCAGGTCGCGCTGCCGGGTCAGCATGTCGGCGATCAGGTAGGTGTCCTCGACGAAGGCGGTGGTGACCCGGATGCCGGCGATGTCACGGATCTCCTCGCGGATGGACGCCAGGTCGCTCGGGACGTTCATCCGGGCCACCTTCTCGGCCAGGCTCTCGAGCGACTTCAGCCGCGACTTCACGTGCTCGATGGGGCTGTAGTCGTTGGCGAGCTCGAACTCCTCGCGCAAGATGTTCGTCTTCGTCTCGACCTCGTCGAGGGCGAACTTGTACTCCATCATGAAGGTCGCCAGGTGTGCGCGGACGTCGCGCAGGACGTCGCGCGGGTCCTCGCCGGGCGCGACCCCAGCCAGCGACCGCAGTGGCTCGACCGCGTCGGCCTTGACGGCCGCCTCAGCCTTCAGCACAGCCGTGGGGTCCACCACCTCCGGGGCACCCGCTGCGGACTTCTCGGGCTGCGCTTCGTACGAGCTCACCCCTCTATAGATACCCCACTCGGGCATGACCACGCTCACGCCGCGCTGCGCCCACCTCGCGGACCGGCGACAGGCGCGGACGCGGACCCACCCGGACGCCCCCGAGATGGACCAGACCACCTGGCCTTTTCCGGGACGTTTTTCGCCAACCCACTCCCGTGCGTCGTCTCGATCCTGCACACTTTTCCTGACCCCGCTGGCGACCCGAGACGCCGGCGGGGTCATTCAATTTCCTGGCGGCTGCCCTTCCGAGCTCCCCAGCGAGGCTCCCCAGCGACGGCTCGGCGAGGGCCCAGTGAGGCACGGCGACGGCTCGTCGCGCAGCTCTCCGCGAGGGACACTGCACCCGTCGGCGCCGCAGTTTTCTGCGGTACTGACTGTTGGCAGAGTCTCTCGGTAAGGTTAGCCTTACCTCATGACCACGACCTTGGCCGGACACGACCTGGTGCTCGGCTACCCCCGCACCACCGTCGTCCACGGAGTCTCGGTCGACATCCGCCCCGGCGTCGTCACCGCCCTCGTCGGCCCCAACGGGTCGGGCAAGTCGACGGTGCTCCGCTCGTTGGCTCGCCTCCACCCCGTCACCTCGGGGTCGGTCGAGCTCGACGGTGTCGACAGCGCTCCCCTCAACGCACGCGCGTTCGCCCGCCGCGTCACCCTCCTCTCCCAGTCACGGCCCCACCCGTCGGGCGTGACGGTGCAGGACGTGGTCACCTTCGGGCGTCACCCGCACCGTCACCGCTTCTCCGCGCTGTCGGCGGACGACCACCGCGCCATCGACGACGCGATGACGTTGACGGGCGTGACCGCGATGGCAGACCGCCCCGTCGACCAGCTCTCCGGGGGCGAGCTGCAGCGCGTCTGGCTGGCCAGCTGCCTGGCGCAGGACACGGGCGTGATCCTTCTCGACGAACCCACCAACCACCTCGACCTGCGCTACCAGGTGGAGACGCTGGACCTGGTCCGCGACCTGGCCGACCACCACGGGACCGCCGTCGGCGTCGTCCTGCACGACCTCAACCAGACCGCCGCCGTGGCGGACCGGGTCGTCCTGCTGCACCACGGGCGCGTGATCGCTGCTGGCGACCCTGCCGACGTGCTCACGTCCGACCACCTCTCCGAGGTGTACGGACTCCTGATCGACACGACCGTCGACCCCGAGACCGGGCGCCTGCGGATCGACCCTCGCAGCAGGCACCTCCGGCGCTGAGCCGGCGCCAACGACACAGCTGGCGCTGAGCCGGCACCCACGACACACAGAAGGAAGACATGCTCAAGCACACCATCGCCGCCGCCCTGGCGGGCGTCACGGCCCTCGCCCTGACCGCCTGTGGCCAGACCACCGACGACTCCAGCGCCAAGGACGAGGCCCCCCGGGCCTCCGCCGAGTGCGACGGCGTGAAGACCTCCACCGACCCGGTGAGCATGACCGACGCCTACGGCCGCACGATCGAGCTCGACAAGCCCGCCGAGCGGGTCGCCGTCCTGGAGTGGCAGCAGACCGAGGACCTGCTCACCCTGTGCGTCGCGCCGGTCGCGGTCGCCGACGCCAAGGGCTTCAGCACCTGGGTCACCTCCGAGGAGCTGCCCGCCGAGACCAAGGACGTCGGCACCCGCGGCGAGCCGAACCTCGAGGCCCTCTTCGCGACCGACCCCGACCTCATCGTGGTCGAGGCCTACACGGCGAAGGACGACATCCTCAAGCAGCTGGCCAAGTACGACGTGCCCGTGCTCGCCACGAAGGGAGCCGACGCGAAGGACCCGATCGCCCAGATGAAGTCGACCTTCGAGCTCATCGCCGAGGCCACCGGTCGCGAAGAGCATGCCGAGGACGTCCTCGACGACTTCGACTCCGCGCTGGAGGAGGCCAAGGAGACGATCGCCGACAGCGACGCCGCCGGCACCGAGTTCGTCTACTTCGACGGCTACGTCGACGGAGCCAACGTGGCCATCCGCCCCTACGGGCAGGGCTCCCTGGTCGGTGAGCTCGGCGAGGAGCTCGGGCTGAAGAACGTCTGGACCGGCCAGGTCGACCCGGCCTACGGGCTCGGCCAGACCGACATCGAAGGCATGACCAAGGTCGGCGACGCGACGTTCTTCTACACCGGCACCAGCGACCCCGCCAACCCCGACTCCGACGTCGACGCCGAGCTGGCGCAGAGCAAGGTCTGGACGTCGATCCCCGCCGTCTCCGAGGACCGGACGTACGCCTTCCCCGGCGGCATCTGGACCTTCGGCGGCCCGCGCTCGGCCACCCAGATGGTCGACGCGTACGTGTCGTTCCTGACCAAGTGATCGACGAACGGCACGAGTGACCCCCTGATGATCGAGGCGCCCCCGGCACCGCCGTCGTCCTCCGCTCCCGCGGAGGTCCGTGGCGACGCCCGACGTCCCCGCGCCGGGGC includes these proteins:
- a CDS encoding T3SS (YopN, CesT) and YbjN peptide-binding chaperone 1; its protein translation is MSEATRGEGPTGCDWDALDARWSEFERALSRHLARMVDPDEADLLILEVPGFDDDEPGTAPYAQFSACDGGEALHTEVAGNAHLGSPFRLDEASSARTRQAGWAGADGHEKNWFREDPVSRAPEVAAGVVEALRTQFGVVHPELLTYRSWGPAARIADDLGLCQSAAVPIDTVDQRGRTTESFPEGEVHEPASRDDLLALVGGVLRLKFDRVTLEDDGDFVVLHQGQPVFVRVLSDQPAVQVFTRVVHGVRSRRGAAVELGLLNRDHPWVKWTLHSRSVWQSLMVPAMPFAEVHLAGMLDVFLMAMADTRHDLAVRTDGEVA
- a CDS encoding arylmalonate decarboxylase, which codes for MPVGTGAVITPQEKKGTKFALVLPSTNTSVERELHDLRPQDCSWHTGRIMINAPALDSAEAFGLFREGLNEAMPSALEIVMTCNPDYIVMGMSAETFWGGVAGNAEFEQRVRDLTGREVTTGATAAGEALKAFGAKRIGIVTPYQPVGDEQVVAYFTELGFEVAGITGLCSESATSIATESPEKLREAFLSVDGDDVDALIQCGTNLECAATAAALEKEIGKPVIAINIATAWHAFRTNGIADRITGYGRLLEEH
- a CDS encoding FAD-dependent monooxygenase codes for the protein MTETDIPTLLAQRDNPPFETMHTVAISGMGPVGMVAALRLALLGHDVIVFEALPELSEEARASTFHPSSLELLEQLGVVDELHAVGLKAPIYQYRERSGAVLSQMDMTLLEGETKYPYRLQSEQNNLTQIILRKLEQMPNVTLRFSSPVVRVERGDRHVRIHLEGGHRDEPVLARWMIACDGASSPVRKSLGIAFEGTTYDERFLVISTTHEFRDDFPDLAYVSYIYDPKEWGVLLRTPNHWRALFPVTDAETDEEVMSPDNMEARMQRLNPKETPYDIVHRNVYAVNMRSASTYASGQVLLAGDAAHCNNPLGGMGMNSGIHDAWTAVECIHAVLADGVDATHAAQLYSELRRDAAINHVQARAQKNYDSMRQDDDAARAEQADELSALDRDLFEKREHQRTAAMFTSLRITLGRLKRELHAVKAPNRSGGQELSRLLSLGPVTAAGAYDGVSAKLVESSGFKAVYVPGSAVSAAVMGQPDLGYLGLAEMAEAVRRITSATTLPVIVDGDTGYGGVLQTGEAVRRLEQVGAAAVQFEDQLAPKRCGHLGGKELVETEEMVAKIRIAVAERTSALIIARTDAKGVDGFDAVLERAAAYARAGADLVFAEGVTSREELTALRAVVQGRPLMVNLSEAGDSSDLPPIEIAHEAGVGLLIHPVSAVLAAAEGIAETYRRLLSTGTSGKGQQDWKAFTTVLGQDEQLERAARLAADDA
- a CDS encoding IclR family transcriptional regulator, coding for MPTSDHTPRVSGASSSRKLLHTLLCFTEQRPTWTVADLANELGLATTSAYRYVGLLREVGLLDSAPGTGNTYRVTDLVLGLARACEAAQPPLAEVALPVMTRLRDEIGETVLVARRGGTSAYCVERVESMHPVRLQFDPGQAMDLHAGSLSRVLLSAVPRAERRRYVEGVRPGLPPERLALLSDEALDATLDAGWTQSFEEIDEGIWGCAAAIRLGDGVVAAIGTAAPVFRTDDARRDEIIALIRAAADEIAAALG
- a CDS encoding IclR family transcriptional regulator, which encodes MTGRTTATAARPADVLMLFLDDADSLGISEIARRLQVSKAVVHRIVTTFVERGLLTPCPLGQGYSLGAAAVALGARASRSSALRAAARPELSRLQATTGESAVLSAVAGDQYVVIAQEESANEVRRTVEVGRRFPLHTGSTGRCILAFQPEDRSARLLDEVAPDDDCLRAEIDGVRVRGWTQSPAHPIHGTVSVAAPVLDGDGTAVGALSVCGPAQRMGEAVRPEHARAVVTAAHRASQLLGWRGGLPAALSG
- a CDS encoding GTP pyrophosphokinase, which encodes MPEWGIYRGVSSYEAQPEKSAAGAPEVVDPTAVLKAEAAVKADAVEPLRSLAGVAPGEDPRDVLRDVRAHLATFMMEYKFALDEVETKTNILREEFELANDYSPIEHVKSRLKSLESLAEKVARMNVPSDLASIREEIRDIAGIRVTTAFVEDTYLIADMLTRQRDLTVLARKDYIAEPKENGYQSLHLVVSVPVFLSDRTVEVPVEVQIRTIAMDFWASVEHQIYYKYAGQVPPHLNLTLTEVARIAAALDMEMGALRSEVQSLAQEAPQVRGETFRPDDPLR
- a CDS encoding ABC transporter ATP-binding protein, with the protein product MTTTLAGHDLVLGYPRTTVVHGVSVDIRPGVVTALVGPNGSGKSTVLRSLARLHPVTSGSVELDGVDSAPLNARAFARRVTLLSQSRPHPSGVTVQDVVTFGRHPHRHRFSALSADDHRAIDDAMTLTGVTAMADRPVDQLSGGELQRVWLASCLAQDTGVILLDEPTNHLDLRYQVETLDLVRDLADHHGTAVGVVLHDLNQTAAVADRVVLLHHGRVIAAGDPADVLTSDHLSEVYGLLIDTTVDPETGRLRIDPRSRHLRR
- a CDS encoding iron-siderophore ABC transporter substrate-binding protein, whose amino-acid sequence is MLKHTIAAALAGVTALALTACGQTTDDSSAKDEAPRASAECDGVKTSTDPVSMTDAYGRTIELDKPAERVAVLEWQQTEDLLTLCVAPVAVADAKGFSTWVTSEELPAETKDVGTRGEPNLEALFATDPDLIVVEAYTAKDDILKQLAKYDVPVLATKGADAKDPIAQMKSTFELIAEATGREEHAEDVLDDFDSALEEAKETIADSDAAGTEFVYFDGYVDGANVAIRPYGQGSLVGELGEELGLKNVWTGQVDPAYGLGQTDIEGMTKVGDATFFYTGTSDPANPDSDVDAELAQSKVWTSIPAVSEDRTYAFPGGIWTFGGPRSATQMVDAYVSFLTK